The DNA region CCGTGCGCGGCCCGATGATCGGCGCGGTCACCGCCGGGCAGCCGAGCAGCCAGGCGAGCGCCACGTCGGCCGGCGCCTCACCGAGCTCGCGACAGAAGCCCTCCCAGGCCTCGAGCTGCGCGCGACGCTCCTCCACCCGCTTCCGGATCCGCTCGCTCGCCCGGCGTCCCTCGCCCGCCGCCGCGAGCGCGCCCGCGAGCAGCCCGCCCGCGAGCGGGCTCCAGGGCAGGAGACCGAGGCCGTGGGCCCGGCAGGCCGGGATCACCTCGAGCTCCACGGTTCGCGCGGTGAGGTTGTAGAGGCTCTGCTCGGACACGAGGCCGAGGAAGTGGCGCTCGGCGGCGACGGCGTTCGCCTGCGCGATGTGCCAGCCGGCGAAGTTGCTGCTCCCGACGTAGATCACCTTCCCCGCCGTCACGAGCTGCTCCATCGCCTGCCACACCTCGTCCCACGGCGTGTCGCGGTCGACGTGATGCATCTGGTAGAGGTCGATGCGGTCGGTCCGCAGGCGCCGCAGGCTCTCGTCGCAGGCACGGCGGATGTGCCACGCGGAGAGCCCCCGGTCGTTCGGCCCCTCGCCCATCCGCCCGTAGACCTTGGTGGCGAGGACGACGCGCTCGCGGCGCCCGCCACCCTGCGCGAGCCAGCGTCCGACGATCTGCTCCGTGATGCCCTCGCCGGTGCGCCAGCCGTAGACGTCGGCGGTGTCGAGGAAGTTGATGCCGAGCTCGAGGGCGCGGTCCAGGATGGCGAAGCTCTCGGCCTCGGCGGCGAGGGGCCCGAAGTTCATGGTACCGAGGCAGAGGCGGCTCACCTTGAGGCCCGTCCGCCCGAGACGCGCGTAGTCCATTCCCGCCTCATAGCATGCCCGCCGCGAGGCGTCCGCGGGCCCTTCTCTTTGCGTGCGGCCCGGCTACACTGGCGGCATGCCGACTGCGACCTGGAATGGCACGGTACTGGCCCAGAGCGAGCACTGCGAGATCGTCGAGGGGAACCGCTACTTCCCGCGCGACGCGGTGAACCCGGCCTACCTGCGCGACAGTCCCACCCACACCACCTGCCCGTGGAAGGGCGTCGCCAGCTACTACCACGTCGTGGTGAACGGCGAGACCAACGAGGACGCCGCCTGGTACTACCCGGAGCCGAAGGAGGCCGCGCGGCGCATCAAGGACCACGTCGCCTTCTGGCGCGGCGTGCGCGTGGAGGACTGATCGGATGATCCGCTTCTACTATGGTTCCGGCTCGCCCTTCTCGTGGCGCGTGCAGCTCGTGCTCGAGGAGAAGGGGCTCCCCTACGAGCCCGTGCTGCTGAGCTTCAGCAAGGGCGAGCTGAAGAGTCCCGAGCACCTCGCCCGCAGCCCGCACGGCAAGGTCCCGGCGCTCACCGACGACGGGCTGACGCTCTACGAGTCGAGCGCGATCGTCGAGTACCTCGAGGAGCGCTACCCCAAGCCGCCCCTCATGCCCGCCGACGTCGCCGCGCGGGCCGTCGTCCGGATCGAGGAGCTCGAGTGCCTCCTCTACCTGGCCGAGGCGTTCCGCGCCGTCGCCCGCCAGGCGTTCTTCACGCCGCCCGAGCGGCGCGACGCCGCGGCGCTCGAGGCCGCACGTGCCGATGTCCGCACCCAGATCGAGCGGCTCGAGGCGCGGGCCGCAGCACGGCGTGGGCGGTTCATCGTCGGCGGCGAGCCCTCGCGGGCAGATTTCACGTGGCTCCCCTTCGTCGAGATCGCGGGGCGCGCGGGCGTCGAGCTCGATCGGGCCCGCATCCCCTGGCTCGTCGACTGGCGCGAGACGATGCGCGCCCGGCCGAGCTACGACCGGAGCTACCCGCCGCACTGGCGGGCGTGAACCGATGCGCCGCGAGATCTTCACCGACGAGCACGCGATGTTCCGCGCCCAGTTCCGGCGCTTCGCCGAGCGCGAGATCGAGCCCAAGGTCGCCGAGTGGAACCGCAGCCGGACGACCGACCGCGCCACCTGGCGCCGCCTCGGCGAGGAAGGCTTCCTCGGCCCGGCGATGCCCGCGGAGTACGGCGGCGGGGGCGGCGACTTCCTCTACGACGTGATCGTCATGGAGGAGATCGCCTGGCGGCGGGCGCACGGGCTCATGACCGCCGTGCACTCGTCGATCTGCATGCCGTACCTCCTCGCCTACGGCACCGAGGCGCAGAAGCGGCGCTGGCTGCCGCCCGCGATCCGCGGTGAGTGCCTGCTCGGCATCTGCATGACCGAGCCGGGCACGGGCTCCGACCTGGCGAACGTCCAGACCCGCGCCATCCGCGACGGGGACCACTACGTCGTCAACGGCACCAAGACCTTCATCTCCCTCGGGCAGCTGGGCGACCTCTTCATCGTGGTCGTGAAGACCAATCCAGGGGCCGACCCGCCGCACGGCGGCATCAGCCTCCTCCTGGTCGCGGCCGATACGCCGGGCTTCGTCCGCGGCCGCAAGCTCGACAAGCTCGGCCTCCACGCGCAGGACACGAGCGAGCTCTTCTTCCAGGACTGCCGCGTGCCGGTCGGGAACCTGCTCGGCGGCGAGGGCCAGGGCTTCAAGATGCTCATGGAGAAGCTCCAGCAGGAGCGCATCTCGATCGCGGTCTCCTCGCTCGCCTCCTGCCGCCGATCGCTCGCCGACACGATCGCCTACGTGCGCGAGCGGCACGCGTTCGGGCAGCCCATCGCCGCCTTCCAGAACACGCAGTTCAAGCTCGCCGAGCTCGCGACGCAGGTCGAGATCGGCGAGGCCTTCGTCGACCGGGTGCTCGCCGCCCACGGGCGCGGCGAGGAGCTCGTCCAGGAGGCCTCGATGGCCAAGTGGTGGACGACGGACCTCCAGAAGCGCCTGACGAGCGAGTGCGTGCAGCTCCACGGCGGGTACGGCTTCATGACCGAGTACCCGATCGCCACCGACTTCGCCGATGCTGCGGTCCAGTCGATCTACGCGGGCACGAACGAGATCATGAAGGTCATCATCGCGCGGCGGATGGGGCTCGGCTGACGGCGGCTCACGGCGGAGGCTGCGTGCGCAGGATCGCCCGGCGGTAGACCGCCGGCGTGACGGCCCGCACGATCGGGGCGAGCGTCTCGAGCGGCGCGACGTTGATCTCGAAGGCTCGGGCATCGAGCGCGCGGAGCACCGCGCGGGACACCTGCTCGGCCGTGCGGTGGACCCAGCGCGGGGGCAGCGTCTGGCCCTCGCGCCTCGCCTGCATGGCGATCCCGGTGGTCGGGACGTAGCCGGGGAACAGGACCTGAACGCGCACGCCCTTCGATTCGAGCTCGTAGGAGATCGATTCGGAGAACGCGATCATCGCCGCCTTCGACGCACAGTACGCGGCCTCGCCGGGAACCGGGCTCCGGCCGACCGCGCTCGAGACGTTGATGATCCGGCCAAATCCCTGCCGGACCATGGCCGGCAGCGCGGCGAGCGTACAGCTCACCATCCCGCCGAAGTTGACGCGCATCACCCGGTCGACGTCCTCGACCGTCGTCGCGAGGATCGAGCGGCGCTCCTCGACGGCGGCGTTGTTGATCAGGATGTCGAGCCTCGCGTGGCGCGAGGCGACGCCCTCGACGACCTCGCGCACGGCGGCGGCCTCGGCAACGTCGAGCGGCGTGACCTCCGAGCGGGGCGAGGTACGCTGCAGCAAGGGGAGAAGCGCGCGCAGGGCCTCGACCCCGCGCGCGACGCCGACCACGACGGCGCCGGCGCGCGCGAGGTCCAGGCTGATCTGGCGCCCGATGCCCATCGACGCCCCGGTGACGAGAGCTACCTTGTCGCGCAGGTCCATACGGCCTCGTCCTTCCTACAAGGCGCCCCGCGGCACAACCCGGGGGGAAACCCGTGCTGCGACCGTACGATTTTTTCTTGACAGCGCCCTTGCCGGCACCGTATGGACGGCGCTTCCGACATCGTCACGCGTGGGAGGACGCCAATGAGACCGTTCCGATCGCTGCTCGCCGCGCTCCTCGCCTTGCCGTCTCTTGCCCGGGCCGCGGACCTGCCGGTCAGGTACACGGTGCAGGAGAAGCCCCTCAAGACGGCGATCGCCGGCACGAGCCTCACCTTCGAGCTGTTCCGCGACTCGGCGTGCGCCACCCCCGCGGTGCACAGCGCGTCGGTGCTGATCGAGAACGTCACGCTGATCACGAAGCTCAAGCAGCTCACGCCCAAGGGCGACACCAAGCTGCCGAGCACGGACGAGCTCGCGCTGACGCTCACCGGCGTGACGGCGGCGGGCAATCTCTATCTCAAGGTCACCGGGACGGGCATCGTGCCCATCGGGGGTGCCTGCCAGGCGCAGGCTGCCCAGGTGATCGCGGCGAACTGCGTCGACGGCATCCAGAACCAGGGCGAGACCGACGTCGACTGCGGCGGAGCCACGACCTGTCTCCGCTGCGCGGCCGGGAAGAGCTGCACCGCCAACGGCGACTGCCAGAGCAACGCGTGCCAGGCGGGCGTCTGCCTGGCCCAGGCGAGCTGCAGCGACGGGTTCACCGACGGCACCGAGACCGACGTCGACTGCGGCGGCATGAACATGTGCCCGCGCTGCGCCGACGGCAAGACGTGCACCAACGGCGGCGACTGCCAGAGCAGCTCGTGCGCGGGCAGCGTCTGTCAGCCGCCGAGCTGCACCGACGGCGTCCGCAACGACGGCGAGACCGACGTCGACTGCGGCGGGACGAACGCGTGTCCCCGCTGCGGCATCCACCAGTCCTGTGCGCTGGGGTCAGACTGCCAGAGCGGCATCTGCATGGGCGGAGTCTGCGAGCCGTAGAGGGGAGAGCCGACCGACCGCTCAGCCGGCTGCCTGGCAGAGCACCATCCAGGTGGAGGGGTTCCGATCCGGGCTCCACTCGAGCGCCCGGATGAGGAGCCGCGCCGGCGGGCCGAGGCGGAGGTAGCGGAGGCGGTTGAGCCGCCGCTGCCAGGTGAAGCGGCGCATGACGCCCTCGACCCGTCGCGGCACGAGGCCCGCGCCCTCGAGCTCCGCGATCAGCTCCTCGCGCAGCCAGAGCTCGTCGTACACCTTGTAGGTGTGCAGGCCCTGCTTCAGCCGGTGCGGCAGGGAGACGAGACGGTTCTGGGCGTCGAGGACGAGGTGACCGCCGGGCCTGAGCACGCGCTTCAGCTCGCGGTAGAGGGTCTCGCGCCCGCTCCGATCGAAGTGGCGGATGAAGCGCAGCGTGTAGACCAGGTCGAAGCTCCCGGTCGCGAAGGGCAGGCTGAAGCCGTCGCCCCGGACGAACCGCCACGCGAGGCCCCTCGCGCCCGTCCGCCGGCGCGCCTCGGCAAGCATGTTGGGGCTGCCGTCCATGCCGACCATGACGGGGGCCGCATGGACCTCGGCGCTCAGGCGCCCGGGGCCGACTGCCAGCTCGAGGACGCGGTGCGGCCGGAGATCGCCGATGACCCGGTTGAGGAAGCCGACCTGCCGCTCGTGCAGCACGGTGTTGAACGGCTCGCTGATGCGCACGGCGATGTAGCTGCCGACGACGTCGGGGTCGTCGTAGAACTCCTGGATGCCGCTCTTGGTGCGGATCGGCTCTGTGGCTGTCTCGGGAGGCACGCGGGTTCGCCGGTGGGAACGTGGTCGCAGAGCGCCGCGGACGGCGCACCAACGGCGCGAATCTAGCGGCGGCCCGATTCGTGGTCAAGAAAAGGCGCCGCGAGCACGCTCCCGCCGGGGCGAGTCGAAGCCCGGCTGCGGATACGCTCATGCCCACGAGTACCGGGGAAGGCAGGCGTGCCGGGACCTTGCGCCGATGCATGGTGGCCGCTTTCCCAAGGAGGCATGCGCGGCAGCCCGAAACGGTGCGCATCTTGCTGTTCGCATGGTACCCTGCCGGCTCCCATGACGGCACCCGAGGTCACCGTCATCCGTGATCCCGCCCGCCTCCCGACCCTCGACGGGGAATGGGACGACCTCCTCGCGCGCTCCGCGAGCGATACCGTCTTCCTCACGTGGGACTGGCTCCGGACCTGGTACGAGGTCTACGGCGCCGAGGTCGAGCCCTGCGTCGTGCTCGTGCGGGAGAACGGCCGCCTGGTCGCGGCCGCGCCGCTCAAGATCGAGGCGCGCCGGCTCTACGGCCTCCGCGTCCGCCAGCTCGAGTTCATCGGCACGGGCCGCGCCGTGTGCCCGGACTTCCTCGACCTCGTGATCGAAGCCGGCCGCGAAGCGGAGCTCGCGCGGGTGCTCCTCGGCGCCCTTCGCTCGGAGCCGGGCTGGGACCGCATCGCGCTGAGCGACCTGCCCGCCTCCTCGCCCGTGCGCGAGCCGCTCGAGGCCGCGATGACCGCGGCGCGCCTGCGCCCGTTCAGGCAGGTCGACCGTACCTGCCCCTACCTGACGCTGCCCGGCACGTGGGCCGAGCTCGAGCAGCGGCTGACGCATAACTTCCGGCGCAACCATCGCAAGAAGCGGCGGCGCCTCGGGGCCGCGCTGGTGCATTGGGACGCCGGCCAGAGCGTGCGGGACGCGCTCGCCACGCTCGCGACGCTGCACCAGGGACGCATGGAGACCTCCGGCCGCGGGGGCAACTTCCGCAAGCCCGATTACCTGGCCTTCCATCAGCGCTTCGCCGAGCGCGCAGCGCAGCGAGGCTGGCTCTACCTGGCCTTCCTGCACAAGGACGGCCGGGCCATCGCGGGGCGCTACGGCTTCGTCTACCGCGGCACGTACTACGCGTACCAGTCCGGCTTCGACCCCACGGCCGGCGACGATTCGCCCGGGGAAGTGCTGCTCG from Deltaproteobacteria bacterium includes:
- a CDS encoding aldo/keto reductase codes for the protein MDYARLGRTGLKVSRLCLGTMNFGPLAAEAESFAILDRALELGINFLDTADVYGWRTGEGITEQIVGRWLAQGGGRRERVVLATKVYGRMGEGPNDRGLSAWHIRRACDESLRRLRTDRIDLYQMHHVDRDTPWDEVWQAMEQLVTAGKVIYVGSSNFAGWHIAQANAVAAERHFLGLVSEQSLYNLTARTVELEVIPACRAHGLGLLPWSPLAGGLLAGALAAAGEGRRASERIRKRVEERRAQLEAWEGFCRELGEAPADVALAWLLGCPAVTAPIIGPRTVAQLVGSLHALDIVLSPDHRAALDRIWPGPGGEAPEAYAW
- a CDS encoding DUF427 domain-containing protein, giving the protein MPTATWNGTVLAQSEHCEIVEGNRYFPRDAVNPAYLRDSPTHTTCPWKGVASYYHVVVNGETNEDAAWYYPEPKEAARRIKDHVAFWRGVRVED
- a CDS encoding glutathione S-transferase family protein; translation: MIRFYYGSGSPFSWRVQLVLEEKGLPYEPVLLSFSKGELKSPEHLARSPHGKVPALTDDGLTLYESSAIVEYLEERYPKPPLMPADVAARAVVRIEELECLLYLAEAFRAVARQAFFTPPERRDAAALEAARADVRTQIERLEARAAARRGRFIVGGEPSRADFTWLPFVEIAGRAGVELDRARIPWLVDWRETMRARPSYDRSYPPHWRA
- a CDS encoding acyl-CoA dehydrogenase, coding for MRREIFTDEHAMFRAQFRRFAEREIEPKVAEWNRSRTTDRATWRRLGEEGFLGPAMPAEYGGGGGDFLYDVIVMEEIAWRRAHGLMTAVHSSICMPYLLAYGTEAQKRRWLPPAIRGECLLGICMTEPGTGSDLANVQTRAIRDGDHYVVNGTKTFISLGQLGDLFIVVVKTNPGADPPHGGISLLLVAADTPGFVRGRKLDKLGLHAQDTSELFFQDCRVPVGNLLGGEGQGFKMLMEKLQQERISIAVSSLASCRRSLADTIAYVRERHAFGQPIAAFQNTQFKLAELATQVEIGEAFVDRVLAAHGRGEELVQEASMAKWWTTDLQKRLTSECVQLHGGYGFMTEYPIATDFADAAVQSIYAGTNEIMKVIIARRMGLG
- a CDS encoding SDR family oxidoreductase; the protein is MDLRDKVALVTGASMGIGRQISLDLARAGAVVVGVARGVEALRALLPLLQRTSPRSEVTPLDVAEAAAVREVVEGVASRHARLDILINNAAVEERRSILATTVEDVDRVMRVNFGGMVSCTLAALPAMVRQGFGRIINVSSAVGRSPVPGEAAYCASKAAMIAFSESISYELESKGVRVQVLFPGYVPTTGIAMQARREGQTLPPRWVHRTAEQVSRAVLRALDARAFEINVAPLETLAPIVRAVTPAVYRRAILRTQPPP
- a CDS encoding methyltransferase domain-containing protein — protein: MGPPLDSRRWCAVRGALRPRSHRRTRVPPETATEPIRTKSGIQEFYDDPDVVGSYIAVRISEPFNTVLHERQVGFLNRVIGDLRPHRVLELAVGPGRLSAEVHAAPVMVGMDGSPNMLAEARRRTGARGLAWRFVRGDGFSLPFATGSFDLVYTLRFIRHFDRSGRETLYRELKRVLRPGGHLVLDAQNRLVSLPHRLKQGLHTYKVYDELWLREELIAELEGAGLVPRRVEGVMRRFTWQRRLNRLRYLRLGPPARLLIRALEWSPDRNPSTWMVLCQAAG
- a CDS encoding GNAT family N-acetyltransferase, yielding MTAPEVTVIRDPARLPTLDGEWDDLLARSASDTVFLTWDWLRTWYEVYGAEVEPCVVLVRENGRLVAAAPLKIEARRLYGLRVRQLEFIGTGRAVCPDFLDLVIEAGREAELARVLLGALRSEPGWDRIALSDLPASSPVREPLEAAMTAARLRPFRQVDRTCPYLTLPGTWAELEQRLTHNFRRNHRKKRRRLGAALVHWDAGQSVRDALATLATLHQGRMETSGRGGNFRKPDYLAFHQRFAERAAQRGWLYLAFLHKDGRAIAGRYGFVYRGTYYAYQSGFDPTAGDDSPGEVLLGMVIEDLIGRGVREFNFLRGPQPHKFHWADRSRETLRVEGWRHTALGPPLAGLDRLAAIGRRVRRRWAGMTRAPRPASECVALVARHATA